The following coding sequences lie in one Sphingobium sp. KCTC 72723 genomic window:
- a CDS encoding phage tail tube protein: MAFISSTDVKVTLIPETVFGALPTTGNRYELPRKAGDSLLVKDGGEVVSDTIKPGRNANGSRRGNQSVSGSIELNAITAGVTDMLMESAVSGKYVANVLKAGTTDSSFTYIAELATDLFKVNTGCMATNFVLSAEAAGAVTYSFDIMGAKQDEAAAIAGTFTTTNVPDTAYEYIGSEVLNVTVAGATNLNFTSLSLNVEQARNARNTLSADYAKGLAASGVRNATLELTFYRETGVDYNALLNGTKQTVSFDVGTAGYGRKFTIYGQASTPSDVTEDDMMITVTITGAYNSTEGIALKIEKLP; this comes from the coding sequence ATGGCATTTATTAGTTCTACCGATGTAAAAGTCACGCTAATTCCCGAAACCGTCTTCGGTGCGCTGCCAACCACTGGAAACCGCTACGAACTGCCACGCAAAGCCGGTGACAGTCTGCTGGTAAAGGATGGTGGAGAAGTCGTTTCTGACACTATCAAGCCGGGTCGCAATGCCAATGGTTCGCGCAGGGGCAACCAGTCAGTCAGCGGTTCGATTGAACTCAACGCTATCACTGCTGGCGTGACCGACATGCTCATGGAAAGCGCAGTAAGCGGCAAATATGTGGCCAACGTGCTGAAAGCCGGAACCACCGATAGCAGCTTTACCTATATCGCGGAACTCGCAACTGACCTGTTCAAGGTCAACACTGGCTGCATGGCGACCAACTTCGTTCTTTCGGCAGAAGCTGCTGGTGCAGTAACCTATTCCTTTGACATCATGGGTGCCAAGCAGGACGAGGCCGCAGCAATCGCTGGCACATTCACGACCACCAATGTTCCTGATACCGCTTATGAGTATATTGGTTCAGAGGTACTGAACGTCACTGTCGCGGGTGCAACCAACCTCAATTTCACCAGTCTGAGCCTGAACGTCGAACAGGCCCGCAATGCGCGTAATACATTGAGTGCGGATTATGCAAAGGGACTAGCAGCGTCTGGCGTTCGAAACGCAACGCTAGAACTGACCTTCTACCGTGAAACGGGTGTGGATTATAACGCACTGCTGAACGGCACCAAGCAGACCGTTTCATTCGATGTTGGTACTGCTGGCTATGGCCGCAAGTTCACGATCTATGGTCAGGCGTCCACCCCGTCCGATGTCACAGAAGATGACATGATGATCACGGTCACGATCACTGGCGCATATAACAGCACAGAAGGCATTGCTCTAAAAATCGAGAAGCTGCCATAA
- a CDS encoding HK97 gp10 family phage protein gives MRFDTSDLIRNLEKDIQLTEKQLLELTEKTTLDAQRDLMLATPVDEGTARRGWQATLPTKAYEAGVIENAVPYLGALNDGHSRQAPANFVEGIVQRYNDGGA, from the coding sequence ATGAGGTTCGACACGTCAGACTTAATCCGCAATCTCGAAAAGGATATCCAGCTTACCGAAAAGCAGCTTCTCGAATTGACGGAGAAGACCACGCTCGACGCCCAACGCGACCTCATGCTGGCCACTCCGGTAGATGAAGGCACTGCGCGTCGTGGTTGGCAGGCAACGTTACCGACCAAGGCATATGAAGCAGGCGTGATAGAAAATGCCGTGCCGTATCTGGGCGCTCTAAATGATGGGCATAGCCGTCAGGCTCCGGCCAATTTCGTCGAAGGCATCGTGCAACGTTATAATGATGGAGGCGCATGA